Part of the Legionella cardiaca genome, TCTGTTTCACTTCGAGTAATACTGATTTCTATCGATTTTATCTGGTTTACCAGAGAACGCGTTTTAGCACCTGCATTCTGTTTATTGAAATAGCTACTAACCCGCTTTTTAAGATTGCTGGCTTTTCCCACGTATAAAACAGTGCCTTCCTCATCCAGCATTCGGTAGACCCCGGGCTCGCTGGTAAGATTAGCTATAAATGCACTTAAATCATTTGCAGTCATATTCACGGACAACATTCAATATGAGTTCAACAGAAAATATAAGCCTCTCGAGTATCTTCCTTGAAGAGGTCTGCTCCTAAAGATTAGTTACTCGTCATGCAATGCATCGTTAGGCTGTTCAATAACACGATGCTTCATTGCCAAGAAAGTAAGCTCTACATCATTCTTTATTCCCAGTTTTTCGAACATTCTATAACGGTAACCATTAATAGTTTTAGAGCTTAAAAACAATCGATCTGCTATATCCTGAACTGTCATACCGCTGGTAATCATCAACATAACCTGCATTTCACGCTCAGATAACAAATCAAAAGGAGATTCTTGAGTGGCTTCCAGGCTGCTAATTGCCATCTTCTGAGCAATTTCAGCGCTTAAATATTTTTCACCGCGGGCTACTTTGCGAATAGCTGCGGCCATTTCCTCAGCACCTGATTCTTTCGTCAAGTAGCCCATTGCGCCTAATTGTAAAACACGGGTAGGCATTGGTTCGGTACACATCGCTGTTACCGCAATTACCTTAACCTGAGGATTAGATTTTTTAAGACGCCTTGTCACTTCCCAGCCGTCAATTCCCGGCATTTTCATGTCGAGCAATACCACATCGGGTTTGTGAGATTTTACCAATGCCAAAGCAAGCTCACCACTTTCTGCATCCGCTACTACCTCTACATCAGGCAGATCCTCAAGTAATCGTCGAATACCCATTCTTACCAGGGCATGGTCATCAACAATTAGAACTTTTATCAAACGATGCTCCTTGACCACAGCCAATGAACACAAAACATGCATCGATATTAGCAAGACTAATCAGGCATTACAATTGGTGCTGATTTAATCATTCATTAGCGTGTTTTCTTGTTAATTTTCCAAACCTTGTTGAATCTTAGAGTTTTTACGAAAAAACAATGAAACAGCAAAGAATAGCAATGTCTATCCTGATTATAGACGATTAAAGGAAATTAACAGTTCCTGCTCTAAGCTAACAAGCCAGAATATGAATATTAGGATTATTTTTATCCACGGGAAAAAGAGGGGGATATTCTCCTAATGCTTTGGCTCGTTCGATAAACTGAACAATATCCGCTTCGACAAAATCGTAAAGCATCTGATAATCATCAATCACGAAATACACTGGCTGTAACATGTCAATACGATAAGGCATACGAAAGGCAACAACGGGATCAAAAAGAACACGCATTGCCACATCACTTTCTACACTATAAGGAGTTTCGCTAATTGACGATAAGATACCGCCACCATAGGCACGCAAACCTTTGGACGTCTTAATCAATCCAAATTCGACAGTAAACCAAAAAAGACGTTGAAGAAGAGGCCATTCCTCCTCAGGTAAGCT contains:
- the letA gene encoding two-component system response regulator LetA; its protein translation is MIKVLIVDDHALVRMGIRRLLEDLPDVEVVADAESGELALALVKSHKPDVVLLDMKMPGIDGWEVTRRLKKSNPQVKVIAVTAMCTEPMPTRVLQLGAMGYLTKESGAEEMAAAIRKVARGEKYLSAEIAQKMAISSLEATQESPFDLLSEREMQVMLMITSGMTVQDIADRLFLSSKTINGYRYRMFEKLGIKNDVELTFLAMKHRVIEQPNDALHDE